The following proteins are encoded in a genomic region of Vulpes vulpes isolate BD-2025 chromosome X, VulVul3, whole genome shotgun sequence:
- the LOC140596290 gene encoding polyadenylate-binding protein 1-like 2 has product MASLYVGDLHPEVTEAMLYEKFSPAGPILSIRICRDKITRRSLGYAYVNYQQPVDAKRALETLNFDVIKGRPVRIMWSQRDPSLRRSGVGNVFIKNLGKTIDNKALYNIFSAFGNILSCKVACDEKGPKGYGFVHFQKQESAERAIDAMNGMFLNYRKIFVGRFKSHKEREAERGAWARQSTSADVKDFEEDTDEEATLR; this is encoded by the coding sequence ATGGCCTCGCTGTACGTGGGCGACCTGCATCCTGAAGTGACAGAGGCAATGCTGTATGAGAAGTTCAGCCCGGCCGGGCCCATCCTGTCCATCCGCATTTGCAGGGACAAGATCACCCGCCGCTCGTTGGGCTACGCGTACGTCAACTACCAGCAACCGGTGGATGCCAAGCGGGCCCTGGAAACCCTGAACTTTGATGTGATCAAGGGCAGGCCCGTGCGCATCATGTGGTCCCAGCGGGACCCCTCGCTCCGCAGGAGTGGGGTGGGCAACGTCTTCATCAAGAACCTGGGCAAGACCATCGACAACAAGGCGCTGTACAACATCTTCTCGGCGTTTGGCAACATCCTGTCCTGCAAAGTGGCCTGCGACGAAAAGGGGCCCAAGGGCTACGGCTTTGTGCACTTCCAGAAGCAGGAGTCCGCAGAGCGGGCCATTGATGCGATGAATGGCATGTTCCTGAACTACCGCAAAATTTTCGTTGGGAGATTCAAGTCGCATAAAGAACGAGAGGCCGAAAGGGGAGCCTGGGCCAGGCAGTCCACCAGTGCTGACGTCAAAGATTTCGAGGAAGACACCGATGAGGAGGCCACCTTGCGATGA